Proteins from a genomic interval of Zingiber officinale cultivar Zhangliang chromosome 1B, Zo_v1.1, whole genome shotgun sequence:
- the LOC121991124 gene encoding phosphoglucan phosphatase LSF2, chloroplastic-like yields MRTVANGCSYLLLPSSRISFLRVSFLHRGRFGSFGGRWWKTPPSVCCTISKSDTVEEDRRRLRQVEDYNTAMKRMMRNPYEYHHDLGMNYTVINDSLIVGSQPQKPEDIDHLKEAEKVAYILCLQQDKDIEYWGINFQAILTRCKEVGIRHMRRPATDFDPDSLRSQLPKAVSSLEWAISKGKGRVYVHCTAGLGRAPAVAIAYLFWFCNMNLKMAYDNVTSKRPCGPNKRAIRGATYDLAKNDPWKEPFETLPEQAFEDVADWERKLIQDTVRGLRGT; encoded by the exons ATGAGAACCGTCGCTAATGGATGCTCCTATTTGCTGCTTCCTTCTTCGCGGATATCTTTCCTGCGCGTTTCCTTCCTCCACAGAGGTCGGTTCGGGAGCTTCGGTGGCCGCTGGTGGAAGACTCCGCCCTCCGTCTGCTGCACGATCTCCAAGAGCGACACGGTGGAGGAGGACCGACGACGCCTGCGCCAGGTCGAGGACTATAATACCGCCATGAAGCGCATGATGAGGAACCCCTACGAGTATCACCACGATCTCG GCATGAACTATACTGTCATTAATGATAGTTTAATTGTGGGCTCCCAGCCTCAAAAGCCTGAGGACATTGATCACCTAAAAGAGGCAGAAAAAGTTGCATACATCTTGTGCTTGCAGCAAGACAAAGACATTGAATATTGGGGAATAAATTTTCAAGCTATTCTTACCAGATGCAAAGAAGTCGGTATTCGCCACATGAGAAGGCCG GCAACAGACTTTGATCCAGATTCATTGAGGAGTCAATTGCCAAAAGCAGTGTCTTCACTGGAATGGGCAATATCCAAGGGAAAAGGGAGAGTTTATGTCCATTGTACTGCCGGACTCGGAAGGGCACCTGCAGTGGCAATTGCTTATTTGTTTTGGTTCTGCAACATGAAT CTCAAGATGGCCTATGACAATGTTACTTCAAAACGACCCTGTGGCCCTAACAAGCGAGCGATCAGGGGAGCAACCTACGACCTGGCTAAGAATGATCCTTGGAAAGAGCCATTTGAGACCTTACCTGAGCAAGCTTTTGAGGATGTTGCTGACTGggaaagaaagctaattcaagaCACAGTTCGGGGGCTTCGTGGAACTTGA
- the LOC121991133 gene encoding probable protein phosphatase 2C 73, with product MGACCSRNDDVMELATRRAFMEEEEQEEGEDVASCLFGAEEQGDGEEGGGDSARVRLRGSSMAVAMYSQQGWKGVNQDSMTVWEGFAGDKDTIFSGTFDGHGPYGHKVSRHVRDTLPSKLQSQLKRLMNDDSNLDTETWFPKWKAIFVNAFEEMDKELHAHPMIDCICSGSTAVTIIKQREHLVIANLGDSRAVICTRDNKNHIVPVQLTVDQKPNIPSEAERIRHCRGRIFALQEEPDVHRLWLPDEDCPGLAMARAFGDFCLKDFGLISTPQISYRKLTDNDEFVVLASDGVWDVLPNKEVIKIVSSASKRSDAPKLVIEKAVRAWRIKHPTSKVDDCTVVCVFLKVPPPTSASNKSTRRSRSLSTASSDISCTSFRTARSSEVSEVELEAGSEEYWNALEGVSRSNSMLKLPRFTKALSWHRKSFKVEEDTCAH from the exons ATGGGAGCCTGTTGCAGCAGGAATGACGACGTCATGGAATTGGCGACGCGCAGAGCGTTcatggaggaggaggagcaggagGAGGGCGAAGATGTGGCATCCTGTTTGTTCGGGGCGGAGGAGCAGGGCGACGGCGAGGAGGGAGGGGGAGACTCCGCCCGGGTGAGGCTGCGGGGATCCTCCATGGCCGTCGCCATGTATTCTCAGCAAGGATGGAAAGGCGTCAACCAGGACTCCATGACCGTTTGGGAG GGTTTTGCCGGCGACAAAGACACTATCTTCTCTGGCACGTTCGATGGCCACGGCCCGTATGGGCACAAGGTCTCCCGGCACGTCCGCGACACGCTGCCCTCCAAGCTGCAATCCCAACTGAAGCGGTTGATGAACGACGACTCCAACCTCGACACCGAGACATGGTTTCCCAAATGGAAAGCCATTTTTGTGAACGCCTTTGAAGAAATGGACAAAGAGCTACATGCCCACCCAATGATCGATTGCATCTGCAGTGGATCCACAGCTGTAACCATAATCAAACAG AGAGAGCACTTGGTGATTGCTAACTTGGGAGATTCTAGAGCAGTAATCTGCACCAGGGACAACAAGAACCATATAGTTCCTGTCCAACTCACAGTTGATCAGAAACCAAACATACCAA GTGAAGCAGAGAGGATCAGGCATTGCAGAGGAAGAATTTTTGCGCTGCAGGAAGAACCTGATGTGCACAGGCTTTGGCTGCCTGATGAGGACTGCCCGGGCCTCGCCATGGCAAGAGCTTTTGGTGACTTCTGCCTCAAGGATTTTGGGCTCATCTCCACCCCTCAGATTTCCTACAGGAAGTTGACTGACAATGATGAGTTTGTTGTCCTAGCATCTGATGGT GTCTGGGATGTGCTACCAAACAAGGAAGTGATCAAAATAGTATCATCTGCCAGCAAGAGATCTGACGCACCTAAGCTGGTGATTGAGAAGGCAGTTCGTGCATGGCGAATCAAGCACCCAACTTCAAAGGTCGACGACTGCACTGTGGTATGCGTGTTCCTTAAGGTTCCTCCTCCAACATCAGCATCCAACAAGTCAACGAGACGAAGCAGGAGCTTGAGCACAGCATCATCCGACATATCCTGCACAAGCTTTAGGACAGCCAGAAGCAGTGAAGTGTCTGAGGTGGAGTTGGAAGCCGGGTCGGAGGAGTATTGGAATGCACTTGAAGGGGTGAGCCGGTCCAACTCGATGCTGAAGCTGCCAAGGTTTACCAAAGCTTTGAGCTGGCACAGGAAATCTTTCAAGGTAGAAGAAGATACTTGTGCGCACTAA
- the LOC121991143 gene encoding macrophage migration inhibitory factor homolog, whose product MPCLNLFTNVRLEEVDTSTVLSETTKAISDIIGKPETYVMVVLKGSIPISFGGTQQPAAYGELVSIGGLNSDVNKKLSAGIADILENNMSIPKSRFFLKFYDSKANQAQEYAQCLHALHQQ is encoded by the exons ATGCCGTGCCTAAATCTCTTCACCAACGTAAGGTTGGAGGAGGTCGATACCTCCACCGTCCTCTCCGAGACGACGAAGGCCATTTCCGACATCATCGGCAAGCCCGAAACG tATGTAATGGTTGTGCTTAAGGGATCTATACCCATTTCGTTTGGTGGAACACAGCAGCCAGCTGCTTATGGTGAATTAGTTTCCATTGGAGGGCTGAATTCTGATGTGAATAAGAAACTAAGCGCGGGAATTGCTGACATTTTAGAGAATAACATGTCCATTCCAAAGTCCCGTTTCTTTTTGAAGTTTTATGACTCAAAG GCAAATCAAGCACAAGAATATGCTCAGTGTTTGCATGCCTTGCATCAACAATAA
- the LOC121991158 gene encoding ran-binding protein 1 homolog b-like: MASSSPDREAEAVAAAAGEDEDTGAQIAPIVNLSEVAVTTGEEEEDVLLDIKAKLYRFDRDGNQWKERGTGNVKLLKHRETRKVRLVMRQAKTLKICANHLVVPTIKIQEHAGNDKSCVWHASDFADGELKDELFSIRFGSVENRKKFMEMVETIAESSGKVEEKDSKDASDAAGLLGKLSVDETEAEKVALAKPEEKSETETKTE, from the exons ATGGCGAGCAGCTCACCTGATCGCGAGGCGGAGGCGGTGGCagcggcggccggcgaggacgaAGACACCGGCGCTCAGATCGCCCCCATCGTCAACTTGTCGGAGGTGGCCGTCACCAccggggaggaggaagaggacgtCCTCCTCGACAT AAAGGCGAAGCTTTACCGGTTCGATAGAGACGGGAACCAGTGGAAGGAACGGGGAACTGGAAACGTGAAGCTCTTGAAGCACCGGGAGACTCGAAAAGTGAGGTTGGTCATGCGCCAGGCCAAAACGCTTAAGATTTGCGCCAACCATCTTG TTGTTCCGACCATCAAAATTCAGGAGCATGCTGGGAATGATAAATCTTGCGTGTGGCACGCGTCGGATTTCGCCGATGGGGAGTTGAAAGATGAGTTGTTCAGCATTCGGTTCGGCTCTGTGGAAA ACCGCAAGAAATTCATGGAGATGGTTGAAACCATTGCTGAATCCTCTGGAAAAGTTGAAGAGAAAGATAGCAAGGATGCAAGTGATGCAGCTGGCCTCTTGGGCAAACTAAGCGTGGATGAAACAGAAGCCGAAAAGGTTGCTCTTGCTAAGCcagaagaaaaatcagaaacaGAGACCAAAACTGAATAA
- the LOC121991176 gene encoding metal tolerance protein 1-like: protein MEPQASHSSQIIDISIDKSGDESSIARKKICGGTACGFSDSTSDSRDAKERFASMRKLLIAVILCAIFMAVEVVGGIKANSLAILTDATHLLSDVAAFAISLFSIWASGWEATPRQSYGFFRIEILGALVSIQLIWLLTGILLYEAIARLIHDTGEVQGLLMFSVATFGLLVNIIMAVLLGHEHGHGMHNHSHGGHEDSNNEHGHDHDHDEHGHGMHNHSHGGHEDSNNEHGHDRDHDEHGHSYSGTHSNHDDDNHDYRQETGHDHSCEGGNVIRQSPRANAGGSDELDPLWHESEKSLVSSKHVKGQTRNINVHSAYLHVLGDSIQSVGVMIGGAIIWWKPEWKLIDMACTLFFSVIVLITTIKMLRDILEVLMESTPRQINATKLEEGLCQLDGVVAIHELHIWAITVGKVLLACHVTIAPEADAELILDMVIGFINREYNISHVTIQIERQSM from the coding sequence ATGGAACCACAAGCTTCTCATTCTTCACAGATCATTGACATAAGCATAGATAAGTCGGGGGATGAATCTAGCATAGCCCGTAAAAAGATATGCGGCGGCACTGCATGTGGCTTCTCTGATTCCACATCAGATTCCAGAGATGCTAAAGAAAGATTTGCGTCTATGCGCAAGCTTCTGATTGCCGTCATCTTATGCGCCATTTTCATGGCTGTAGAAGTGGTTGGAGGAATTAAAGCAAACAGTCTCGCAATTCTTACAGATGCCACACATCTCCTTTCAGATGTTGCAGCATTTGCCATCTCCCTGTTCTCCATTTGGGCGTCAGGGTGGGAAGCAACCCCACGCCAGTCATATGGATTCTTTCGAATAGAAATCCTCGGAGCTCTAGTGTCGATCCAGCTTATATGGCTCTTGACTGGTATCCTACTCTACGAAGCTATTGCCAGACTTATCCATGATACTGGTGAAGTACAAGGCCTCTTGATGTTTAGTGTAGCTACATTTGGTTTGCTTGTTAATATCATTATGGCTGTCTTGCTTGGACATGAGCATGGACATGGCATGCATAATCATAGTCATGGTGGGCATGAGGACAGCAACAACGAGCACGGCCACGACCATGACCACGACGAGCATGGACATGGCATGCATAACCATAGTCATGGTGGGCATGAGGACAGCAACAACGAGCACGGCCATGACCGTGACCACGACGAGCATGGCCACAGCTACTCTGGCACTCACTCAAACCATGATGATGACAATCACGATTATAGACAGGAGACGGGGCATGATCATAGCTGTGAAGGTGGCAATGTAATTCGCCAGAGTCCCAGAGCAAATGCAGGAGGCAGTGATGAACTCGATCCTCTGTGGCACGAGTCAGAAAAATCCCTAGTCAGCTCAAAGCATGTCAAAGGCCAAACAAGAAATATCAACGTGCATAGCGCCTATCTTCATGTCCTCGGCGACTCCATTCAGAGTGTAGGCGTGATGATTGGTGGTGCCATCATATGGTGGAAGCCTGAGTGGAAGTTAATCGACATGGCGTGCACACTTTTCTTCTCGGTCATCGTTCTGATAACGACCATCAAGATGTTAAGGGACATACTCGAGGTCCTGATGGAGAGCACGCCGCGGCAAATCAATGCGACCAAACTTGAAGAAGGGCTTTGCCAGCTGGATGGTGTTGTTGCAATTCATGAACTGCACATTTGGGCTATCACAGTAGGGAAGGTTCTTCTTGCTTGTCATGTGACGATCGCACCAGAGGCGGATGCTGAACTTATTCTCGACATGGTGATCGGATTCATCAATCGAGAGTACAATATTAGCCATGTAACCATCCAAATAGAAAGGCAATCTATGTAG
- the LOC121991166 gene encoding internal alternative NAD(P)H-ubiquinone oxidoreductase A1, mitochondrial-like translates to MSWLRTLARISRSISSSSSRNTFPHSISTSPGFSSAASAGLGPTLAGEEKPRLLVVGSGWAGCRLMKGVDAGMYDIVCVSPRNHMVFTPLLASTCVGTLEFRSVAEPIGRIQPSISTAPGSYFFLARCTAIDPDSHTVHCETVSDHGTARDAHEPWKFKVSYDKLVIATGAEASTFGIRGVKEHAIFLREVHHAQEIRRKLLLNLMLSDVPGISEDEKKRLLHCLVIGGGPTGVEFSGELSDFIIKDVHERYSHVKDYINVTLIEANEILSSFDVRLRQYATNQLTKSGVRLVRGLVKDVQPEKVVLSDGTEVPYGLLVWSTGVGPSSLVKSLGFPKSPEGRIGVDEWLRVPSVQDVFAIGDCSGFLEGTGRTTLPALAQVAERQGKYLCALLNRMGKAGGSYANTAANADLGDPFVYKHLGSMATVGRYKALVDLRQSKEAKGISLTGFISFFVWRSAYLTRVISWRNRFYVAVNWITTIVFGRDISRI, encoded by the exons ATGTCTTGGCTTCGAACTCTCGCACGCATTTCCCGCtccatctcctcctcctcctcgcggaACACATTCCCCCACTCTATCTCCACTTCCCCAGGCTTCAGCTCCGCCGCCAGCGCCGGACTCGGACCGACACTGGCAGGCGAAGAGAAGCCGAGGCTGCTCGTGGTGGGGTCCGGATGGGCCGGGTGCCGTCTGATGAAGGGCGTCGACGCCGGGATGTACGACATCGTCTGCGTCTCGCCGCGGAACCACATGGTCTTCACCCCGCTCTTGGCCTCGACTTGCGTCGGCACGCTCGAGTTCCGCTCCGTCGCAGAGCCCATCGGCCGTATCCAGCCGTCCATCTCCACCGCCCCTGGCTCCTACTTCTTCCTCGCCCGCTGTACAGCCATCGACCCCGATTCCCACACG GTACATTGTGAAACTGTTTCTGATCACGGGACTGCCAGAGATGCTCATGAACCATGGAAGTTTAAGGTGTCATACGATAAATTGGTTATTGCAACTGGAGCAGAGGCTTCAACTTTTGGTATACGAGGTGTGAAGGAGCATGCCATTTTTTTGAGGGAAGTTCATCATGCCCAAGAGATTCGAAGAAAACTTCTCCTCAATCTAATGCTTTCCGATGTGCCCG GTATCTCAGAGGATGAAAAGAAGAGACTGTTGCACTGCCTTGTTATTGGAGGTGGTCCTACAGGTGTCGAGTTCAGTGGTGAACTCAGTGATTTCATCATCAAAGATGTCCATGAACGATACTCGCATGTTAAGGATTATATTAATGTCACCTTAATTGAG GCAAATGAAATATTGTCATCCTTTGATGTCCGTCTCAGACAATATGCTACAAATCAATTAACCAAA TCAGGAGTTCGCCTTGTACGTGGACTTGTGAAAGATGTTCAACCTGAAAAAGTTGTTCTAAGTGATGGCACAGAGGTTCCCTATGGACTTCTTGTATGGTCCACTGGTGTTGGTCCTTCTTCACTAGTTAAATCTTTAGGATTCCCAAAATCACCAGAGGGAAG GATTGGTGTTGACGAGTGGTTACGCGTTCCTTCCGTGCAGGATGTGTTTGCAATCGGTGACTGTAGTGGTTTTCTCGAAGGCACGGGGAGAACAACATTGCCAGCATTGGCACAG GTTGCAGAAAGACAGGGGAAGTATCTTTGCGCCCTGTTGAACCGAATGGGTAAAGCCGGAGGAAGCTACGCAAACACTGCAGCAAATGCAGACCTTGGCGATCCTTTTGTCTATAAGCATTTAGGGAGCATGGCGACTGTTGGTCGATACAAAGCTCTTGTCGATCTCAGGCAAAGCAAG GAGGCAAAAGGGATCTCTCTTACAGGTTTCATCAGCTTCTTCGTCTGGAGATCTGCGTATCTAACTCGAGTCATAAGTTGGAGGAACAGATTCTATGTCGCAGTTAACTGGATTACGACGATTGTGTTTGGCCGCGATATAAGCCGAATCTAA